From a region of the Candidatus Zymogenaceae bacterium genome:
- a CDS encoding threonylcarbamoyl-AMP synthase: MMIIDAHTERRRAVANAAATLREGGIIVYPTDTLYGFGAAARNRQAVARLMKIKGRKTGLVFSVMCADIDDLVRFVRVRAEYAPALERLPGPYTFIFPSKERLPDGVIGPGVGLGVRIPDCDLARSIAREFGAPVITTSVNRTGDAPLTAPEEIKRRFSNEVDLIIDAGNIVGEPSTVISFMTTPPSLIRRGAGDVDFLEMFRTNDASIRHTQNKERP, encoded by the coding sequence ATGATGATCATTGACGCACACACGGAAAGACGACGGGCCGTCGCAAACGCCGCCGCAACGCTGCGGGAGGGGGGGATTATCGTCTATCCCACGGACACCCTCTACGGATTCGGCGCCGCCGCCCGGAACCGGCAGGCGGTGGCCCGCCTGATGAAAATAAAGGGGCGAAAAACGGGTCTCGTCTTTTCCGTCATGTGTGCGGACATCGACGATCTCGTCAGGTTCGTTCGTGTCCGGGCCGAGTACGCACCGGCGCTGGAACGGCTGCCGGGACCCTATACGTTCATCTTCCCCTCGAAAGAGCGGCTTCCCGACGGGGTGATCGGACCCGGAGTGGGGCTGGGCGTCCGGATACCGGATTGCGACCTGGCACGATCCATCGCGAGGGAGTTCGGCGCCCCGGTAATCACCACCAGCGTCAACCGTACCGGCGATGCGCCGCTCACCGCTCCGGAAGAGATCAAAAGGCGGTTTTCGAACGAGGTGGACCTGATCATCGACGCCGGGAATATCGTCGGCGAACCGTCGACGGTCATCTCCTTTATGACAACCCCCCCCTCCCTGATTCGTCGGGGCGCGGGGGATGTTGATTTCCTGGAGATGTTTCGGACCAATGACGCATCAATACGTCACACACAAAACAAGGAGCGGCCATGA
- a CDS encoding M48 family metalloprotease, translating to MKHIFTRISVVPISLMITVLLIAASGVRIAAGQDFGFDFDDFNLVSVEEEIEIGKELSREIEKEYQLYPDSEVQRYARELGARIAPHAPNTDNIPLSVKVIKDDEVNAFTIPGGYIYVNSGLIRRVDTEAELAGVIAHEMGHAVKRHGTEQLTTIMGINLVMGLLLGSDAPDWQYLVGDLFSSVGLLAYGRDNELQADRLAVRISHAAGYDAAQYLTFMYKLQEMEDSEPSALTELFSTHPSTSERISTVKAEISQLDSKNTRPIVNTRSFDTMKRRIR from the coding sequence ATGAAACACATATTCACCCGGATATCCGTCGTACCGATATCGTTGATGATCACGGTTCTTTTGATCGCCGCATCGGGCGTCCGGATCGCCGCCGGTCAGGATTTCGGTTTCGATTTCGACGACTTCAACCTCGTCTCCGTTGAAGAGGAGATTGAGATAGGAAAGGAGCTGTCCCGGGAGATCGAAAAGGAGTATCAGCTCTACCCCGACAGCGAGGTCCAGAGATACGCCCGGGAACTGGGCGCCCGGATCGCTCCGCACGCACCCAATACCGACAACATCCCCCTGTCCGTCAAGGTGATCAAAGACGACGAGGTCAACGCCTTTACGATTCCGGGCGGTTACATCTACGTCAACTCGGGCCTCATCAGAAGGGTGGACACGGAGGCGGAATTGGCCGGTGTCATCGCCCACGAGATGGGCCACGCCGTCAAGCGTCACGGCACCGAGCAGCTGACCACAATCATGGGCATCAATCTCGTCATGGGGCTCTTGCTGGGGAGCGACGCACCGGACTGGCAGTACCTGGTGGGGGATCTCTTTTCTTCCGTGGGGCTTTTGGCCTACGGCAGGGATAACGAGCTGCAGGCGGATCGGCTTGCGGTGAGGATTTCCCACGCCGCAGGTTACGACGCCGCCCAGTACCTCACCTTCATGTACAAGCTCCAGGAGATGGAGGACTCCGAGCCGTCGGCCCTCACCGAGCTTTTTTCCACCCATCCCTCCACGTCCGAGCGGATTTCCACCGTCAAGGCGGAAATCTCCCAGCTCGACTC
- a CDS encoding M28 family peptidase: MTGVFNLDEMLGWAADLYDMGMKRPGTAAGARAEAYLLGVLKGLGLPRVWAEDVPFTGWFHDHVMLTVQGPGGTRGFSPQPISYGAFTPPGGITGKILDAGSGTDEDFTKEDFTGAVALVTYAHGELPYDMMREIAHYVHDPDGTLAGKSQIMSWLVEEERRAYDAAAAAGAAGIISVFPFDITPYLCYDGTNPFTGRMGSIPGVGLKKSEGEALQELLSAGEARAVLTLTGHTRSALTRNIISLVPGESDRILQVACHHDSMWSGATEDTAGVAAVLALAKKYAAVKPKLTLAFVLDAAECLVVIGSRAYIGRHVDDMIHNFVCDLHIEHFAREYIIDPSGALVPNGDIQPRGLFVTDTGPLVEIAKDAVITHNLRRTTLLPTDTPLGVPTDASAYNRAGLPVISLISAPIYWNAAEDTWDKIAADEIIPATRAYDQMIQAIMDRDPDDIRIPGPPRDGYILT, from the coding sequence ATGACGGGGGTATTCAACCTGGACGAGATGTTAGGCTGGGCGGCGGATCTCTATGACATGGGGATGAAGCGCCCCGGAACGGCTGCCGGCGCCCGGGCGGAGGCGTATCTTTTGGGCGTTCTGAAGGGTCTGGGGCTTCCCCGGGTTTGGGCGGAGGATGTGCCCTTTACCGGGTGGTTTCACGATCACGTAATGCTGACGGTCCAGGGACCGGGGGGAACCCGGGGCTTTTCACCCCAGCCCATATCCTACGGCGCCTTCACCCCGCCCGGGGGTATCACCGGGAAGATCCTTGACGCCGGGAGCGGCACCGACGAGGACTTCACCAAAGAAGACTTCACCGGTGCCGTGGCCCTTGTCACCTACGCCCACGGCGAGCTCCCCTACGATATGATGCGGGAAATCGCCCATTACGTTCACGACCCGGACGGCACCCTCGCCGGGAAATCCCAGATCATGAGCTGGCTGGTGGAGGAGGAACGTCGGGCCTATGACGCCGCCGCGGCGGCCGGGGCGGCGGGCATCATCAGCGTGTTTCCCTTCGATATCACCCCGTATCTCTGTTACGACGGCACTAATCCGTTTACGGGACGGATGGGGTCGATCCCCGGCGTGGGCCTGAAAAAGTCGGAGGGAGAGGCCTTACAGGAGTTGCTTTCGGCCGGGGAGGCGCGGGCCGTCCTGACCCTGACGGGACACACACGGTCGGCGCTGACCCGGAACATCATCAGCCTGGTGCCGGGAGAGAGCGACCGTATCCTCCAGGTGGCCTGTCACCACGATTCCATGTGGTCCGGCGCCACCGAGGACACCGCCGGTGTGGCCGCGGTGCTGGCCCTCGCAAAAAAATACGCCGCCGTAAAACCGAAGCTGACGCTGGCCTTCGTGCTGGACGCCGCCGAGTGCCTGGTGGTCATCGGCTCCCGGGCGTATATCGGGAGGCATGTAGATGACATGATTCATAATTTCGTGTGTGATCTGCACATCGAGCACTTCGCCCGTGAATACATCATAGACCCATCGGGAGCCCTGGTTCCCAACGGAGACATCCAGCCCCGGGGACTCTTCGTGACCGATACGGGTCCCCTGGTTGAGATCGCGAAAGACGCGGTGATAACCCACAACCTGAGACGGACCACGCTGCTTCCCACCGACACCCCCCTGGGAGTGCCCACCGACGCGTCGGCGTACAACCGGGCCGGACTGCCGGTGATCAGCCTCATCTCCGCCCCGATTTACTGGAACGCCGCCGAGGACACCTGGGACAAGATCGCCGCGGACGAGATCATCCCGGCCACAAGGGCGTATGACCAGATGATTCAGGCGATCATGGATCGGGACCCTGACGACATCAGAATCCCCGGACCGCCGCGGGATGGATATATCCTGACCTGA
- the ttcA gene encoding tRNA 2-thiocytidine(32) synthetase TtcA, with product MSQIKKCEQALDSTVGRAVIEYSMIEANDRVLVAVSGGKDSWALLTTLMRLKKKAPIPFSLFAVHVDAAFPETEADTELIEACLSDLGVEHEILPTGIYQLMQMKVKPGSNPCGFCSRMRRGALYGRAKAGGFTKIALGHHREDAIETLLLNLFYAGQIRSLSPKYITDDGAHTVIRPMILTPEYKIEAYVREAGFPIIDNCPFHDKTTSRRASMRALVSDLKRENPRIVKSIMRALANVDPKHLLDKRLLDTGSDVDDDH from the coding sequence GTGTCTCAGATAAAAAAGTGTGAACAGGCCCTTGACAGCACCGTGGGACGGGCGGTGATTGAATATTCAATGATCGAGGCGAACGATCGTGTGCTGGTGGCGGTTTCGGGCGGCAAGGACAGCTGGGCGCTGCTGACAACCCTGATGCGTCTGAAAAAGAAGGCGCCGATTCCCTTCTCGCTCTTCGCGGTGCACGTTGATGCGGCGTTTCCGGAGACCGAGGCCGATACAGAGCTGATCGAAGCCTGTCTCTCGGATCTCGGCGTCGAGCACGAAATCCTCCCCACGGGTATATATCAATTGATGCAGATGAAGGTGAAGCCGGGGTCGAATCCGTGCGGGTTCTGCTCCCGAATGCGCCGGGGGGCGCTCTATGGCAGGGCGAAGGCGGGCGGCTTTACCAAGATCGCCCTGGGCCATCATCGGGAGGACGCAATTGAGACGCTGCTGTTGAATCTTTTCTATGCGGGCCAGATCAGGTCGCTTTCGCCGAAATATATCACCGATGACGGCGCCCATACCGTCATCCGGCCGATGATACTCACGCCGGAATACAAGATCGAGGCATACGTGCGGGAGGCGGGCTTCCCGATTATTGATAATTGTCCCTTTCACGACAAGACGACCTCCCGGCGGGCCTCCATGCGCGCCCTTGTGAGTGATCTCAAGAGGGAGAATCCCCGGATCGTAAAAAGCATCATGCGGGCCCTCGCCAACGTGGACCCGAAACACCTGTTGGACAAGAGGTTGTTGGATACCGGATCGGATGTCGATGATGATCATTGA